In Xiphias gladius isolate SHS-SW01 ecotype Sanya breed wild chromosome 5, ASM1685928v1, whole genome shotgun sequence, the following are encoded in one genomic region:
- the LOC120790021 gene encoding suppressor of cytokine signaling 6: MKKISLKTIRKSLSIKGKEEGDFVMLQQPTVTTEFSKDESLFGGCYTKELSGCDLGGEEDKVGQNKGRSKSESLMGSLKRRLSAKQKAKVKGSTSAIGSVDDEDTFSSSSVPISFNEVKAQRPLRSASLRSHHYSPSPWPLRSVNSDDSCIKMEVKVKAMVHSPSPSPSLNGVRKEFHDFQMEGLFQDQAESLKNLQQPQNGELHLNIDENDVPVVLGLTPQDYIQYTMPLDEGMYPEGSHSFCLDSSSPMEVVTEADSGSLHTDQGQEEHELVSGMPPDLFMETSVNSLLIGSASVMLQTSRVEVPPPLSPLLPPMTSNGHIPRTFSGFSSSDSHVAERVRHHLNFDPNSAPGVSRVYDSVQSSGPMVVTSLTEELKKLARQGWYWGPITRWEAEEKLINLADGSFLVRDSSDDRYLLSLSFRSQGKTLHTRIEHSNGRFSFYEQPDVEGHTSIVDLIEHSIKDSENGAFCYSRSRLPGSATYPVRLTNPVSRFMQVRSLQYLCRFVIRQYTRIDLIQKLPLPNKMKDYLQEKHY, from the coding sequence ATGAAGAAGATAAGCCTTAAGACCATCCGCAAGTCCCTCAGCATAAAGGGCAAAGAGGAGGGTGACTTTGTCATGCTCCAGCAGCCCACAGTGACTACAGAGTTTTCTAAGGATGAGTCACTTTTTGGGGGCTGCTACACCAAAGAGCTCTCTGGCTGTGACCTTGGTGGAGAAGAGGACAAAGTGGGCCAGAATAAGGGCCGCTCAAAGAGTGAGAGCTTGATGGGATCACTAAAGAGGAGGCTGTCTGCCAAGCAGAAGGCAAAAGTGAAAGGTAGCACCTCAGCCATAGGCTCAGTGGATGATGAAGACACCTTCTCATCCTCTTCTGTACCCATCAGCTTCAACGAGGTGAAAGCCCAGAGACCCCTTAGATCTGCATCTCTACGAAGTCACCATTATAGCCCCTCACCGTGGCCTCTGCGATCAGTCAACTCTGATGATTCGTGTATTAAGATGGAGGTAAAAGTTAAAGCCATGGTTCACTCACCTAGCCCCAGCCCCAGCTTAAATGGTGTCCGAAAAGAATTTCACGATTTCCAGATGGAAGGGCTCTTTCAGGACCAGGCAGAATCCTTGAAGAATCTCCAACAGCCGCAAAATGGTGAGCTGCatttaaatattgatgaaaatgatgtgcCTGTTGTGCTGGGGTTGACGCCCCAGGACTACATCCAGTACACAATGCCTTTAGATGAGGGAATGTACCCGGAAGGGTCCCACTCTTTCTGCCTGGACAGCTCTTCTCCTATGGAGGTAGTGACTGAGGCAGACAGTGGGTCACTGCACACAGACCAGGGGCAAGAGGAACATGAACTGGTTAGTGGGATGCCTCCGGATCTCTTCATGGAAACCTCAGTTAATAGTCTTCTCATCGGTTCTGCAAGTGTGATGCTCCAAACCTCCAGAGTAGAGGTCCCGCCTCCCCTCTCTCCACTCCTGCCACCCATGACAAGTAATGGACATATCCCCAGGACTTTTTCGGGGTTCAGCTCCTCAGACAGCCATGTAGCTGAGAGAGTAAGACATCACCTCAACTTTGACCCAAATTCTGCTCCTGGGGTCAGTCGGGTATACGACTCAGTCCAGAGCAGCGGACCAATGGTCGTGACCAGCCTGacagaggagctgaagaagCTGGCGAGGCAGGGCTGGTACTGGGGCCCAATCACACGctgggaggcagaggaaaagCTGATCAACTTGGCTGATGGCTCATTCCTGGTCCGAGACAGCTCAGACGACAGGTACCTGCTCAGCCTGAGTTTCAGGTCACAGGGCAAAACCCTCCACACCCGCATCGAACACTCCAATGGACGCTTCAGCTTCTACGAGCAGCCCGATGTGGAGGGACACACGTCCATTGTTGACTTAATTGAACACTCTATCAAAGACTCAGAGAATGGAGCTTTTTGCTATTCCAGGTCTCGCTTACCAGGGTCTGCAACCTACCCTGTCAGACTAACCAACCCAGTATCTCGGTTTATGCAAGTGCGGTCCCTGCAGTACCTTTGTCGCTTTGTCATTAGACAGTACACAAGAATAGACCTGATCCAGAAACTGCCCTTACCTAACAAGATGAAAGATTATCTGCAGGAGAAGCACTACTGA